The Chryseolinea soli genome contains a region encoding:
- a CDS encoding YtxH domain-containing protein has protein sequence MKLIHQNGITLNTTMKVVGAFLLGTAIGTATGLLVAPSSGSATRKQLKKKTKKYSQEALDMATDYLDSLRKGYNKKIERYAGNGKTAIDSLKENIKL, from the coding sequence ATGAAACTGATACATCAAAACGGAATCACCCTCAATACCACCATGAAAGTAGTGGGCGCGTTCCTGCTGGGAACGGCCATTGGCACCGCCACGGGCTTGCTGGTTGCCCCCAGCAGCGGAAGCGCTACACGCAAACAGTTGAAGAAAAAAACAAAAAAATATAGCCAGGAAGCTCTCGACATGGCCACCGACTACCTGGACAGCCTGCGTAAAGGCTACAACAAAAAAATAGAACGCTATGCCGGCAACGGCAAGACGGCCATCGATTCTTTAAAAGAAAATATCAAACTCTAA
- a CDS encoding TonB-dependent receptor — translation MIRSFSLSFAVFFLISVVALGQEKVTLNGYVRDVSNGEELIGVTVYIPKMSAGTVTNPYGFYSLTLPKGTYEIQFSYVGYAPQIVTVDLQGDVERNVDMLSETTVMQEVTVTDKRVDENVVSLQMSKNTLDMNRVRKLPALFGEVDIIKNIQMLPGVISAGEGTSTFYVRGGSADQNLILIDEAPIYDPSHLFGLFSVFNADVIKDSELYKGGIPSRFGGRLSSILEVRTKDGNNKKLGVTAGIGTMASRLMVEGPLVKDKASFIVSARRSYVDLFLRAANNDNLVHFYDINAKVNWKYNNNNRFFLAFYNGRDVFNFANQFGFAWGNRTATFRWNHLFNERLFSNTSVILSNFDYKLELKDPVQGLKWTSNLEELSVKEDLSYFINTNNDLTFGYHITGRRFSPGKIVPNSEASMFEELSLDHMYALDHGIYVSNQQRVSDRVTLDYGLRLSIFQNMGPSDVYLYNDPQNRTQPDPVDTLHYKAWKSVKTFVNLEPRLAARYMLQDGQSIKVSYNRMVQNTHLIASGTVPVPFNTWNPSGYYLNPQIADQVAAGYFQNFKDNMLEFSAEAYYKKMKDVTDFADNADIFFNKNLSTEFRQGKSWSYGLELMLNKKEGRFTGSASYTWSKTMRKIPGVNQGVEFPANYDRRNVVNLQGAYDYSDRWTFGATFTYSTGRPITIPEGKYQYGTYNPDIVTERNGYRLPAFHRLDLSATYSPKKNETRKWKGTWVFAIYNAYNRQNPFTVYTRVTQNKDGDITGDGYTKETRMVYLFPILPSVTYNIKF, via the coding sequence ATGATTAGAAGTTTTAGTTTAAGTTTTGCCGTTTTCTTTCTCATCAGCGTTGTGGCCCTCGGCCAGGAAAAAGTTACCCTCAATGGTTATGTACGCGATGTCTCTAATGGTGAGGAACTTATCGGTGTTACGGTCTACATCCCGAAAATGAGCGCAGGCACCGTGACCAACCCGTACGGTTTTTATTCCCTGACCCTTCCTAAAGGTACCTACGAAATCCAATTCAGCTATGTGGGCTACGCCCCCCAAATCGTCACCGTCGATCTTCAGGGTGATGTGGAACGCAATGTGGACATGTTGAGCGAGACTACGGTGATGCAGGAGGTCACTGTCACCGACAAGCGTGTTGACGAGAATGTGGTGTCGCTGCAAATGAGCAAGAACACGCTGGACATGAACCGCGTACGCAAGCTGCCCGCCTTGTTTGGCGAAGTAGATATTATCAAAAACATCCAGATGCTGCCCGGTGTGATCTCGGCCGGCGAGGGTACATCGACCTTTTATGTGCGTGGGGGCAGCGCCGACCAGAACCTGATCCTCATCGACGAGGCACCCATTTACGATCCTTCTCACTTGTTCGGGCTGTTCTCCGTGTTCAACGCCGATGTGATCAAGGACTCTGAGCTTTATAAAGGCGGTATCCCGTCGCGTTTCGGCGGCCGGCTTTCATCGATCCTGGAGGTGCGCACCAAGGATGGGAACAACAAGAAGCTGGGCGTCACGGCAGGCATCGGCACTATGGCGAGCCGTTTAATGGTAGAGGGACCGTTGGTGAAAGACAAAGCCTCGTTCATCGTGTCGGCCCGCCGGTCGTATGTAGACTTGTTTCTGAGAGCAGCCAACAACGACAACCTGGTTCACTTTTATGACATCAACGCCAAGGTGAACTGGAAGTATAATAACAACAACCGCTTCTTCCTGGCTTTCTACAACGGCCGCGACGTGTTCAACTTCGCCAACCAATTCGGTTTTGCGTGGGGCAACCGCACGGCTACCTTCCGGTGGAACCACCTGTTCAACGAGCGGCTGTTCTCCAATACGTCTGTCATCCTCAGTAACTTTGACTACAAACTGGAACTGAAGGACCCGGTGCAAGGCTTGAAATGGACCTCGAACCTGGAGGAGTTGAGCGTCAAGGAAGACCTGTCCTATTTTATCAACACCAACAACGACCTCACGTTCGGCTATCACATCACCGGCAGACGGTTCTCGCCCGGCAAGATCGTGCCTAATTCGGAGGCTTCCATGTTCGAGGAACTCAGCCTGGACCACATGTATGCGCTGGATCACGGTATCTATGTGAGCAACCAGCAGCGCGTTAGCGACCGCGTTACACTCGACTACGGTTTGCGTTTGTCGATCTTCCAAAACATGGGCCCGTCCGATGTTTATCTTTACAACGATCCGCAAAACCGCACACAACCCGACCCGGTCGATACGTTGCATTACAAAGCTTGGAAAAGCGTAAAGACTTTCGTGAACCTCGAGCCGCGTCTGGCCGCCCGCTACATGTTGCAGGACGGGCAGTCGATCAAGGTTTCCTATAACCGTATGGTGCAGAACACGCACCTCATTGCCTCCGGCACGGTGCCCGTTCCCTTCAACACCTGGAATCCCAGCGGCTATTACCTGAACCCGCAGATTGCCGACCAGGTGGCGGCCGGATACTTCCAGAACTTCAAAGACAATATGCTTGAGTTTTCTGCGGAGGCGTACTATAAGAAGATGAAGGACGTGACGGATTTTGCCGACAATGCCGACATCTTCTTCAATAAAAACCTGTCGACCGAATTCCGTCAAGGGAAATCCTGGTCGTATGGTTTGGAGTTGATGTTGAACAAAAAGGAGGGGAGGTTCACCGGATCGGCAAGCTATACGTGGTCGAAGACCATGCGCAAAATACCCGGCGTGAACCAGGGCGTGGAGTTCCCCGCCAACTACGACCGCCGCAACGTGGTGAATCTTCAAGGTGCCTACGACTACAGCGACCGCTGGACGTTTGGCGCAACCTTCACCTACAGCACCGGCCGGCCCATCACCATACCGGAGGGCAAATATCAATATGGAACCTACAACCCCGATATCGTGACCGAACGCAACGGCTACCGGTTGCCCGCCTTCCACCGCCTGGACCTGTCGGCCACATATTCACCCAAGAAAAACGAAACGCGCAAGTGGAAAGGTACCTGGGTGTTTGCCATCTATAATGCCTACAACCGCCAGAATCCTTTCACCGTCTACACCCGTGTGACCCAAAACAAAGACGGCGACATCACGGGCGATGGCTACACCAAAGAGACCCGTATGGTATATCTTTTTCCCATACTTCCTTCGGTTACCTATAACATTAAATTCTAA
- a CDS encoding outer membrane beta-barrel protein, giving the protein MKTRCVFFTMVFAFSFFKGLSQRLELEAVAGPSLSYVRTGSRGPDQFSGKRLSVNAGLGLNYRLSTFYHITTGLYYEQKGAVSVDASSKTRLNYAYLTLPLQLSHRFGDIIKYQIGAGLYVSYRVSERLIIASTHRPGPYTNVNLNNGNPLDFGLAGFAALYIPMTNVVSIKISAQGNWGTVDTHSVVFDPYARYAKHSSLALLVGVNYPLR; this is encoded by the coding sequence ATGAAAACTCGATGTGTTTTTTTTACGATGGTGTTTGCGTTCTCCTTTTTTAAGGGCTTGTCGCAACGCCTGGAGTTGGAGGCGGTGGCGGGACCGTCGCTGTCGTATGTGAGAACGGGAAGTCGCGGTCCGGATCAGTTTTCCGGCAAGCGCTTGTCGGTGAACGCGGGCTTGGGGTTGAACTATCGGCTTTCAACGTTTTATCACATTACCACGGGCTTGTACTACGAGCAGAAGGGTGCGGTCTCGGTGGATGCCAGTTCGAAGACGCGGTTGAATTATGCTTACCTCACACTTCCGCTGCAGTTGTCGCATCGTTTTGGGGACATCATCAAATACCAGATCGGCGCGGGGCTGTATGTTTCCTACCGGGTTAGCGAGCGCCTCATCATCGCGTCCACGCACCGCCCCGGCCCCTATACCAATGTCAACCTGAACAATGGCAATCCACTCGATTTTGGTCTCGCGGGTTTCGCTGCCCTGTATATACCCATGACGAATGTTGTCTCTATCAAGATCAGTGCCCAGGGAAATTGGGGAACGGTGGATACCCACAGCGTCGTCTTCGATCCGTATGCGAGGTATGCGAAACACAGTTCGCTCGCGTTGTTGGTGGGGGTGAACTATCCACTTCGATAA
- a CDS encoding amidohydrolase family protein: MLKIDSHTHILPKKLPNWSDKFGYGDFIYVQHHKRGFAKMMRGNQFFREIKENAWNPELRIREYEKFHTQVQVVCTIPVMFSYWAKPFDGLEVSRFLNDHLAELIVKHPKNYLGLATIPMQDTELAIQELERSKNIGLSGVQIGSNINDLNLNEERFFPIFEACEKLGMALLIHPWNIMGEKNIQRYWLPWLVGMPAETSRAICSMIFGGIFERLPKLRVNFAHAGGSFLSTLGRIQHGFDCRPDLVAIDNNVPPKSYLGKFWVDSVTHDPLMLEYVLKLQGSKRITLGSDYPFPLGDLEIGKFIEEMKLDPGITEDIFNRAALEWLDLPKERFI, translated from the coding sequence ATGCTGAAAATCGACAGTCACACGCACATCCTTCCCAAAAAGCTACCGAACTGGAGTGACAAGTTTGGCTATGGTGACTTTATCTACGTGCAGCATCACAAACGCGGCTTTGCCAAAATGATGCGGGGCAACCAGTTTTTCCGGGAGATCAAGGAGAACGCCTGGAACCCTGAGCTGCGCATCCGCGAGTACGAGAAGTTTCACACCCAGGTGCAAGTGGTCTGTACCATACCCGTCATGTTTTCCTATTGGGCCAAGCCCTTCGACGGGCTGGAGGTCTCGCGCTTCCTGAACGACCACCTGGCCGAATTAATAGTGAAGCATCCCAAAAACTATTTGGGCCTGGCCACCATCCCCATGCAGGACACCGAGCTGGCCATCCAGGAACTGGAGCGGAGCAAAAACATCGGCTTGAGTGGCGTGCAGATCGGGTCCAACATCAACGACCTCAATCTGAATGAAGAACGTTTCTTTCCCATCTTCGAAGCCTGCGAAAAACTCGGTATGGCCCTGCTGATCCACCCCTGGAACATCATGGGCGAAAAGAACATCCAGCGCTACTGGTTGCCCTGGCTGGTGGGCATGCCGGCCGAAACCTCGCGGGCCATCTGCTCGATGATCTTTGGCGGAATTTTTGAAAGACTACCAAAGCTGCGCGTTAATTTCGCACATGCCGGCGGCTCCTTTTTGTCGACGCTGGGACGGATCCAACACGGCTTTGATTGCCGTCCCGACCTGGTGGCCATCGACAACAACGTGCCCCCAAAAAGCTACCTGGGCAAATTCTGGGTCGACAGCGTGACACACGATCCGCTCATGCTCGAATATGTGCTGAAACTGCAAGGCTCGAAACGGATCACCCTGGGCTCGGACTATCCCTTTCCTTTGGGCGACCTGGAAATTGGAAAGTTCATAGAAGAAATGAAACTTGACCCCGGAATAACTGAAGACATTTTTAACCGGGCCGCACTGGAGTGGCTCGATTTGCCAAAAGAAAGATTTATCTGA
- a CDS encoding rhodanese-related sulfurtransferase: MALYNRVNGRVLKEKMRAETQKRVTISFYKYHHISDPAVFRDQLYLGLEAMEVLGRIYVASEGINAQISVPEEKAEAFRAYLYSIPFLDNVRLNIAVQDDGKSFFKLKILVRKKIVADGLDDSTFDASKTGVHVNAKEFNALAEDPNTIIVDMRNHYESEVGHFKNAILPDVDTFREELQLVEDLMKEQKDKNLLMYCTGGIRCEKASAWMKHQGFKNIFQLNGGIIEYTRQVKQEGIENKFIGKNFVFDERLGERITDDIIAVCHQCGQPCDDHVNCKNDGCHLLFIQCKACAEKYNQCCSEECQHILTLPEEAQKEIRKGVNKGRQVFKKGRSENILYKPE; the protein is encoded by the coding sequence ATGGCATTGTATAACCGCGTAAACGGCCGCGTCCTCAAGGAGAAAATGCGCGCCGAGACCCAGAAACGGGTCACCATTTCTTTCTATAAATACCACCACATTTCCGACCCCGCCGTCTTCCGCGACCAGCTTTACCTGGGCCTGGAAGCCATGGAAGTACTGGGCAGGATCTACGTGGCCTCCGAAGGCATCAATGCCCAGATCAGTGTCCCCGAGGAAAAGGCAGAAGCGTTCCGCGCCTATCTCTACAGCATCCCTTTCCTGGACAACGTCCGCCTGAACATCGCCGTGCAAGACGACGGCAAATCGTTCTTCAAGCTCAAGATCCTCGTCCGCAAAAAGATCGTAGCCGACGGCCTCGACGACAGCACCTTCGACGCCTCCAAGACGGGTGTCCACGTCAATGCCAAAGAGTTCAACGCACTGGCCGAAGATCCCAACACCATCATCGTGGACATGCGCAACCACTACGAAAGCGAAGTGGGCCACTTCAAGAACGCCATCCTTCCCGACGTCGATACATTCCGGGAAGAACTGCAATTGGTAGAAGATCTCATGAAAGAGCAGAAGGACAAAAACCTGCTCATGTACTGCACCGGCGGCATCCGCTGCGAGAAGGCCAGCGCCTGGATGAAACACCAGGGCTTCAAAAATATTTTCCAGCTCAACGGCGGCATCATTGAATACACCCGCCAGGTGAAACAGGAAGGCATCGAAAACAAATTCATCGGCAAGAATTTCGTCTTCGACGAACGCCTCGGCGAGCGCATCACCGACGACATCATCGCCGTCTGCCACCAATGCGGCCAACCCTGCGACGACCACGTCAACTGCAAAAACGACGGCTGCCACCTCCTTTTCATCCAATGCAAAGCCTGCGCAGAAAAATACAACCAATGCTGCAGCGAGGAATGCCAACACATCCTCACCCTCCCCGAGGAAGCCCAAAAAGAAATCCGCAAAGGCGTGAACAAAGGACGCCAGGTCTTCAAAAAAGGACGCTCGGAAAATATCCTGTATAAACCAGAATAG
- the mog gene encoding molybdopterin adenylyltransferase: MKPNPIARIGIINVSDRASQGIYEDIPGKAIVETLTEYLTSPWEKEYAVVPDEQDIIEQTLIDMADVKECCLIITSGGTGPALRDVTPEATEAVCNKLMPGFGELMRAKSLTYVPTAILSRQTAGIRNRTLIVNLPGKPKAIRQCLEAVFPAIPYCIDLLEGPFIECNDQIIRVFRPH; encoded by the coding sequence ATGAAACCCAACCCCATCGCCCGCATCGGCATTATCAACGTCTCGGACCGTGCCAGCCAAGGCATCTACGAAGACATCCCCGGCAAGGCCATCGTTGAAACCCTCACCGAATACCTGACCAGTCCCTGGGAAAAAGAATACGCCGTAGTGCCTGACGAACAGGACATTATCGAGCAAACCCTCATCGACATGGCCGATGTGAAGGAATGCTGTCTCATTATTACATCCGGGGGAACAGGACCCGCGCTGCGCGACGTGACTCCGGAGGCCACGGAAGCCGTCTGCAACAAGCTTATGCCTGGCTTTGGGGAGCTGATGCGAGCAAAAAGTCTTACATACGTGCCAACGGCCATTCTTTCGCGCCAGACCGCCGGCATCAGGAACCGAACTTTAATTGTAAATTTGCCAGGGAAGCCAAAAGCCATCCGGCAATGCCTGGAGGCCGTCTTTCCGGCGATACCGTATTGCATCGACCTGCTGGAGGGACCATTCATCGAGTGTAATGATCAGATAATTAGGGTATTTAGACCCCACTAA
- a CDS encoding PD40 domain-containing protein — MKRILPFLFIAFGCSQLYGQYTTPASVLETNPASIKWRQVNTAHFRVLYPVGFDEQAQRVANTLERIHDPESKTMGSSPRKISIVLQNQSAISNGFVTILPRHSEFYTMPPQDYNFLGTNDWLNMLMSHEYRHVVQYQHATRGFNRAMYYLFGNTTLAAWAQVAAPQWFWEGDAVATETAFTHSGRGRIPNFGLVFKTNLMEGRTFNYHKQYLRSYKNNIPNHYVLGYHMISYLRRRTGDPNIWGKITARSWNVPFIPFAFSNAIHNKTGMYVTELYRDMAADLKKEWQQQLDQLQLTPFEKINPRSTKAYTDYLYPQAAGDAGVVAMKRGIGNIEEFVLLKDGHEQRIFVPGFINDAGMLSVADRKIVWSEYGYDPRWGVRNYSLIKLYDGAIGERRILAGRHERLSGAAISPDGKTVVAIRSDNDYKNSIVLLDVASGRVMKTLDNPENYFFAMPRWSADGKSIVVLKNSPAGKTISLIDPASGMGTDLLPVSRENVGSPIMQGKYVLFNSPVSGIDNIYAIDIETKTRYQVTSSKYAAYNPSVSTDGRTLYYSDQNRDGLDVVKTPFDPASWKAYSMQAPPSVKPLYQALADQEHHGGLLDTVSQTPLPVKKYSKLKGVFNPYSWGLFVTNNLAQINAGITSQDILSTTSISAGYLYDINEKTSYWNAGVSYQGLYPIIDVNATTGNRKEEKTDFNDKQKFTWNETGAEVGLRLPFLLTRSKYSRTLTLGDAAGFTKTTDFVNTVSRDNTIIYQGPNRITPVSDSLVFLYKDQLNNGTMYYNRLNLSFTNVLKRSQRDFLYRWGQTVDVDLYSTPFGGDFYGSLFAVRSTLYFPGLAKHHFLYGRLGYQKSYQSIETDVYSFRNRIPRPRGYSYPNDETFGAASVNYALPLWYPDIAFGPLLNIQRIKANFFCDFGQGQGRQYYYKPNSNIVYYSETDATYQSVGVETTFDFNILRFLPKFEAGFRTTYRSANKFQNSGVLVEFLIGNIGF; from the coding sequence ATGAAGAGAATTCTGCCTTTCCTATTTATCGCTTTCGGCTGCAGCCAACTCTATGGACAATACACAACCCCTGCTTCGGTGCTGGAGACCAACCCGGCCAGCATTAAATGGCGGCAAGTGAACACGGCGCATTTCCGGGTGCTGTATCCGGTAGGGTTCGATGAGCAGGCACAGCGGGTGGCGAATACGCTGGAGCGGATTCACGACCCGGAGTCGAAAACCATGGGCTCTTCACCCCGCAAGATCTCCATTGTGTTACAGAACCAATCGGCGATCTCCAACGGCTTTGTGACCATCCTGCCACGGCATTCGGAGTTCTATACCATGCCGCCGCAGGACTATAATTTTCTCGGTACCAATGACTGGCTCAACATGTTGATGTCGCACGAGTACCGGCACGTGGTGCAATATCAGCATGCCACGCGGGGCTTCAACCGGGCCATGTATTATCTGTTTGGCAACACCACATTGGCGGCCTGGGCACAGGTGGCGGCGCCACAATGGTTTTGGGAGGGCGATGCCGTGGCGACAGAAACCGCCTTCACGCACAGCGGCCGGGGACGTATTCCCAACTTCGGCTTGGTGTTCAAGACCAACCTGATGGAAGGGCGCACCTTCAATTATCACAAGCAGTACCTGCGTTCGTACAAGAACAATATTCCCAATCACTATGTGCTGGGCTATCACATGATCAGCTACCTTCGTCGCCGCACGGGCGATCCCAACATTTGGGGAAAGATCACGGCACGTTCGTGGAATGTTCCGTTCATCCCGTTTGCTTTCTCCAACGCCATCCACAACAAGACCGGCATGTATGTGACGGAGCTTTATCGCGACATGGCCGCCGATCTGAAAAAGGAATGGCAGCAACAGCTCGACCAACTGCAGCTCACCCCATTCGAAAAAATAAATCCACGTTCCACTAAGGCTTACACCGATTATCTCTATCCACAAGCGGCCGGCGATGCCGGTGTCGTCGCCATGAAGCGAGGCATTGGCAACATTGAAGAATTTGTGTTGCTGAAGGATGGACACGAGCAACGCATTTTTGTGCCGGGGTTCATCAACGATGCCGGCATGCTGTCGGTGGCGGATCGCAAGATCGTGTGGAGCGAATACGGTTATGATCCACGCTGGGGCGTGCGCAACTATTCCCTCATAAAACTATACGACGGGGCCATCGGCGAGCGCCGCATACTGGCCGGGAGACACGAGCGTCTGTCCGGCGCGGCGATCTCTCCCGACGGCAAGACCGTGGTGGCGATCCGCTCCGATAACGACTATAAAAATTCCATCGTACTGCTGGATGTGGCCTCGGGCCGCGTCATGAAGACACTGGACAATCCCGAGAATTACTTCTTTGCCATGCCCCGGTGGTCGGCCGATGGCAAAAGCATCGTGGTCTTGAAAAATAGTCCTGCCGGGAAGACCATTTCCTTGATCGACCCTGCCAGCGGCATGGGCACGGACCTGCTGCCCGTGAGCCGTGAAAATGTGGGCTCGCCCATCATGCAAGGGAAGTATGTGTTGTTCAACTCGCCCGTGAGCGGCATCGACAATATCTATGCGATCGACATCGAAACGAAAACGCGCTACCAGGTAACGTCCAGCAAGTATGCGGCGTATAACCCTTCCGTTTCGACGGACGGGAGAACGCTTTACTACAGCGATCAGAATCGCGATGGGTTGGATGTAGTGAAAACGCCGTTCGATCCGGCATCGTGGAAAGCGTACAGCATGCAAGCCCCGCCGTCCGTGAAGCCGTTGTACCAGGCGTTGGCCGACCAGGAGCATCATGGAGGATTGCTGGACACGGTTTCGCAGACACCGCTTCCCGTAAAAAAGTATTCCAAGTTGAAAGGAGTCTTCAATCCCTATAGCTGGGGATTGTTTGTGACCAACAACCTGGCCCAGATCAATGCGGGCATCACCTCTCAGGATATTCTGAGCACAACGTCGATCAGTGCAGGGTACCTTTACGACATCAATGAGAAAACTTCGTACTGGAATGCGGGCGTGAGCTATCAGGGGTTATATCCGATCATCGACGTTAATGCTACAACCGGAAACCGCAAGGAGGAAAAGACGGACTTCAATGACAAGCAGAAGTTCACGTGGAATGAGACCGGAGCCGAGGTGGGGCTGCGCTTGCCCTTCCTGCTCACCCGCTCCAAATACAGTCGCACGTTGACCCTGGGCGATGCCGCCGGCTTTACAAAAACCACCGATTTTGTCAATACGGTCTCGCGCGACAACACCATTATCTATCAAGGTCCAAACCGCATTACACCCGTGTCGGACTCGCTGGTTTTCTTGTATAAGGACCAGCTTAACAACGGAACGATGTACTACAACCGGCTCAACCTCTCGTTCACCAACGTCCTGAAGCGGAGTCAGCGCGATTTTCTGTACCGGTGGGGACAGACGGTCGATGTCGATTTGTACAGCACGCCTTTCGGCGGAGACTTTTATGGCAGCCTGTTTGCCGTGCGGTCCACTTTATACTTCCCTGGTCTGGCTAAGCACCATTTCTTATATGGCCGCCTGGGTTATCAAAAGAGTTATCAGAGCATCGAAACCGACGTTTATTCCTTTCGCAACCGCATTCCGCGTCCCCGCGGGTATAGCTACCCCAACGATGAAACCTTTGGGGCCGCGTCGGTCAACTACGCTTTGCCGTTGTGGTATCCCGATATTGCCTTCGGGCCTTTGCTGAACATTCAACGGATCAAGGCCAATTTCTTCTGCGACTTTGGCCAGGGCCAGGGCCGGCAATACTATTACAAACCCAACAGCAACATCGTGTATTACAGCGAGACCGATGCCACCTATCAGTCCGTGGGGG
- a CDS encoding DUF4249 family protein has translation MKNIFIALLFAVVFVSCDKPIHLNLNESDKRVIVEGQVTNRAGHQYVKLSRSVDFYQTGALPKITNAIVSVKDNDGMEIMFIHNPNNKADSIGYYLPQTPFVGTIGKDYHLRVDIDGDVYEADDHLYPVTTIDSMAYRVDDDEEKDPKTQGKFREVLIYAKEPHPSKDYYLFKFYRNDSLTYYVETDIYYTDDEALGENIDGISSPIFYAPGDKATVEAYSLSRTGYVFYDDLQKLLNNDGGLFSQPPANSRTNLSNGALGFFQASAINSASIVVEE, from the coding sequence ATGAAAAATATATTCATCGCTCTCCTCTTTGCCGTCGTGTTTGTCTCGTGCGACAAACCCATTCATCTCAACCTCAACGAAAGCGACAAGCGCGTCATCGTCGAAGGACAGGTGACCAACCGCGCCGGACATCAGTATGTGAAGCTGTCGCGTTCGGTCGACTTTTATCAAACCGGTGCCCTGCCGAAGATCACCAACGCCATCGTGTCGGTGAAAGACAACGACGGCATGGAGATCATGTTCATTCACAATCCCAACAACAAAGCCGACAGCATCGGTTACTATCTGCCGCAGACACCTTTTGTGGGTACGATCGGCAAGGACTATCACCTGCGCGTGGACATCGACGGCGATGTTTATGAAGCCGACGACCACCTGTACCCCGTGACGACGATCGACTCGATGGCTTACCGCGTGGACGACGACGAAGAGAAAGATCCCAAGACCCAGGGCAAATTCCGCGAGGTACTCATCTATGCCAAGGAACCTCACCCTAGCAAGGACTATTATCTTTTCAAATTCTATCGCAACGATTCGCTCACGTACTACGTCGAGACAGACATTTATTACACCGACGACGAAGCCCTGGGCGAAAACATCGACGGCATTTCCTCACCCATCTTCTATGCGCCTGGCGACAAGGCAACGGTCGAGGCCTATAGCTTGAGCCGTACCGGCTATGTTTTCTACGACGACTTGCAGAAATTACTCAACAACGACGGCGGTCTGTTCAGCCAACCCCCGGCCAACTCGCGCACCAACCTCAGCAACGGTGCCTTAGGGTTCTTCCAGGCCAGTGCCATAAACTCCGCCTCGATTGTCGTGGAAGAGTAG
- a CDS encoding M23 family metallopeptidase: MARIKYYYDTETCKYERVKTRTSDVVLNALGLLSLTVAMAVGLLILYSNYFESPKELILQNEVKELEFYYEKMTKDVESLSAILDNVEHRDDNIYRVVLGAEPIEKSIRHAGVGGVDRYAELKEKDFSRKEIVLSLNQKVDLLRRKLYIESKSQDEVVSLAEKKEKLYAAIPAIQPISNKQLVAIASGFGWRTHPIYKVKKMHTGIDFAASIGTPIYATADGTVAVAEVKFSGYGKMVEIDHGFGYRTRYAHMHDFKVHLGQSVKRGDLIGFVGNTGLSTAPHLHYEVFIKGAQVDPVHYFYNDLSAAEYEKVLELSSIENQSLGM; the protein is encoded by the coding sequence ATGGCACGCATCAAATACTACTACGACACGGAAACGTGTAAATATGAGCGGGTAAAGACCCGCACCAGCGATGTTGTTTTAAATGCCTTGGGACTGCTGTCCCTGACGGTTGCCATGGCCGTAGGTCTGCTCATCCTCTACAGCAACTATTTCGAATCTCCCAAAGAGCTCATCCTCCAAAACGAAGTGAAGGAGCTCGAATTCTACTACGAAAAAATGACCAAGGACGTAGAGTCCCTCAGCGCCATCCTCGACAACGTGGAGCACCGCGACGATAACATCTACCGGGTGGTACTGGGTGCCGAGCCCATCGAAAAATCCATCCGCCATGCCGGCGTCGGTGGTGTCGATCGCTACGCTGAATTGAAAGAAAAAGACTTTTCGCGCAAAGAGATTGTCCTGAGCCTGAACCAAAAAGTAGACCTGCTCCGCCGCAAGCTCTACATCGAATCCAAGTCCCAGGACGAAGTAGTGTCCCTGGCCGAGAAGAAAGAAAAACTCTACGCCGCCATCCCCGCCATCCAGCCCATTTCGAACAAACAGCTCGTAGCGATCGCTTCCGGTTTCGGATGGCGCACGCACCCCATCTACAAGGTAAAGAAAATGCACACCGGTATCGACTTTGCTGCCTCGATCGGTACTCCCATTTATGCTACGGCCGATGGCACCGTGGCCGTGGCCGAAGTGAAGTTTAGCGGCTATGGCAAGATGGTGGAAATCGACCACGGCTTTGGCTACCGGACCCGGTATGCGCACATGCACGATTTCAAAGTGCACCTCGGCCAAAGCGTGAAGCGTGGCGACCTCATTGGCTTTGTAGGCAACACAGGTCTGTCTACGGCGCCGCACTTACACTATGAAGTGTTCATCAAAGGCGCCCAGGTGGATCCGGTGCACTACTTCTACAACGATCTTTCTGCCGCCGAATACGAAAAAGTGTTGGAGCTTTCTTCGATCGAAAACCAGTCGCTGGGCATGTAA